The following proteins are encoded in a genomic region of Portunus trituberculatus isolate SZX2019 chromosome 13, ASM1759143v1, whole genome shotgun sequence:
- the LOC123503193 gene encoding ribosome biogenesis protein BRX1-like: MGKRKRERAEAMQAAELNPLPLVVPPLVRESDEPVKKKIADMKNCNKCIYFKNCKDLYIWVANVKGGPSIKFHIRTQCAHNEGTKDDW, encoded by the exons AtgggcaagaggaagagggaacggGCAGAGGCGATGCAAGCCGCGGAGTTAAACCCACTGCCCCTCGTGGTCCCTCCGCTAGTCAGGGAATCAGACGAGCCCGTAAAGAAGAAG ATTGCAGACATGAAGAACTGTAACAAGTGCATTTACTTTAAGAACTGCAAGGACTTGTACATATGGGTTGCCAATGTGAAGGGTGGCCCGTCTATCAAATTCCACATACGTACTCAATG TGCACACAATGAAGGAACCAAAGATGACTGGTAA